A stretch of Gasterosteus aculeatus chromosome 4, fGasAcu3.hap1.1, whole genome shotgun sequence DNA encodes these proteins:
- the LOC120817097 gene encoding uncharacterized protein LOC120817097 isoform X3, with the protein MARRGSIAGRECHFFLILCLILTCNIASAQLRYSVPEELTVGAVVGNIGKDLGLDAGALNARGFRIVSGSTEPLFQLNSDGILHAYRKIDREEVCERISTCIINIKTVLENPLEVHYVAIEILDVNDHSPTFSDNDTHLEISESALPGTRFQLQGAHDPDSDMYSIQLYKLSQNDHFRLEVKDSGEDGKIPVLYLHKPLDKETARSHMLLLTAVDGGKPARSGSLRIIVHVLDVNDNMPIFGKDSYTAVLDENSPIGTTIMQVNATDLDDGLNGEVVYSFGNNVNNKLRKLFEVDTNTGEIIVKGLIDFEAKDRYAINIKASDKGTVPLATEKSVVITIADLNDNAPEIEVTSFSSAIPEDSKPGTTVALISVNDNDSGLNGKVICYISEDVPFTLTPSLQDNMYSLVTKSLLDREHQSRYDVTITAKDAGEEPLSSNKKISVTVSDVNDNSPEFSTNPYTFYVIENNVAGVSLFSVSAHDFDEGDNNLISYSIVRNGNENKKMTSFLNINSENGDILALKNFDFETLKTFQFQVVATDSGTPSLSSNVTVHVFILDQNDNAPIILYPLSSNGSAEGVEEIPRNVNAGHLVTKVRAYDADIGYNGWLLFSLQEVTDHSLFGLDRYTGQIRTLRSFTETDEAEHKLVILVKDNGNVSLSATATVIVKVVEPKEAFAASDVKSATNDEEENNVTFYLMITLGSVSTLFLISIIVLIAMQCSKSTEYTSKYLQETNYDGTLCHSIQYRSGEKRYMLVGPRMSIGSTIVPGSHANTLMLPDRRTQGEFPQVDGELISINGGDTFTRTQTLPNKSIAIAESTAPGGTFGFIGASDLDVGKNSVSTYKLSPNDYFSLEVHKGEESVSAQLVLQKALDREKQHILRLIVTAVDGGNPPRSATSLIIINVLDINDNAPVFSSSLYKAQISENSEKGQTVIVLNATDADEGANADIEYSLRSKGQDNILHLFQIDSKTGAIFVGGNIDYEEHRAFEIHAEASDKGQPPMSAHCKVLVEVVDINDNGPEISVTSLLSTVKEDSAVGTAIALVSVLDKDGGKNGVVKAAILNETPFQLDTNYKNYYSLVVAGPLDRETMAEYNVVIIATDEGIPALSSTGIVTVHVSDVNDNPPHFSEPLVNVYVEENSPVGAIIKTVTAVDADSNENGHVIYSFLQSSSNSLRLSSMINIDSETGDIVTLQSFNHEELKTFQFKVQATDSGVPPLSSNVTVNVLVLDENDNSPTILLPYSEHGSVNIESIPYSAEAGYFVAKIRAVDADSGYNALLSYHLSEPKGNNLFRIGTSTGEIRTKRRMSDNDLKTHPLVVLVSDNGEPSLSATVSIDVVVVESTADIQTQFRHVPLKEDSFSDLNLYLLIAIVSVSVIFLLSLVILIAVKCHRTDGSFSRYSAPMITTHPDGSWSYSKSTQQYDVCFSSDTLKSDVVVYPAPYPQVDGELISISGGDTFTRTQTLHNKDKPKGPSGDWRYSASLRAGGVMQSSVHMEESSVMQGAQGVLVQNWPTASSAADAEGGEVSPPMGAGVDSNSWHFRYGPGGPGAPPQHLKPGDVPPEAFIIPGSPAIISIRQNQGGEDDKSDFITFGKKEEAKKKKKKKKEKKDKKDKGKDDGDE; encoded by the exons ATGGCACGACGAGGATCCATAGCGGGTCGGGagtgccatttttttttaattctttgttTGATTCTCACTTGTAATATTGCTTCGGCACAGCTACGATACTCGGTTCCCGAGGAGCTCACGGTGGGTGCTGTTGTTGGGAATATCGGTAAAGATTTGGGACTGGATGCCGGTGCTTTGAATGCTAGAGGATTTCGTATCGTGTCCGGATCGACCGAACCCTTGTTCCAACTGAACAGTGACGGCATCTTGCATGCTTACCGAAAAATTGACAGAGAGGAAGTATGCGAAAGGATCAGCACCTGCATTATCAATATAAAGACTGTGTTGGAGAATCCGTTAGAGGTACATTACGTGGCTATAGAGATTTTGGACGTGAACGACCACTCCCCCACCTTCTCTGACAATGACACGCATTTAGAGATATCAGAGTCTGCGTTACCCGGGACGCGATTTCAACTGCAAGGTGCCCACGATCCAGACAGTGACATGTATTCCATCCAGCTGTACAAACTCAGTCAAAATGACCATTTTCGCCTGGAGGTTAAAGATAGTGGAGAGGACGGAAAAATTcctgttttgtatttacataAACCTCTGGATAAGGAAACTGCAAGGAGTCATATGTTACTGCTGACTGCCGTTGATGGAGGAAAACCTGCTCGGTCCGGAAGCCTGAGAATCATCGTTCATGTTTTAGATGTAAATGATAATATGCCGATTTTTGGAAAAGACTCTTATACTGCGGTGCTGGATGAAAATTCCCCAATTGGCACAACTATCATGCAAGTAAACGCCACTGATTTAGATGATGGCTTAAATGGGGAGGTGGTTTATTCTTTCGGcaataatgtaaataataaattacGCAAACTTTTTGAGGTGGACACCAATACTGGTGAAATAATTGTTAAAGGACTGATAGATTTTGAAGCAAAAGACAGGTATGCAATTAACATTAAAGCTTCGGACAAAGGAACAGTCCCACTAGCAACAGAAAAAAGTGTTGTAATAACCATAGCTGACCTGAATGACAACGCACCTGAGATTGAGGTGACATCCTTTTCAAGTGCAATTCCCGAGGACTCTAAACCTGGGACAACAGTTGCACTGATAAGTGTAAATGACAATGATTCAGGTTTAAATGGGAAGGTGATCTGTTATATCAGTGAGGATGTTCCTTTCACATTAACACCCTCTTTGCAAGACAATATGTATTCATTAGTTACCAAATCGCTGCTGGATAGAGAGCATCAGTCCAGGTATGATGTTACAATCACTGCTAAAGATGCTGGTGAAGAACCATTGTCATCTAATAAGAAAATAAGTGTCACTGTATCAGATGTGAATGATAACAGTCCAGAGTTTTCAACAAATCCTTACACTTTTTATGTTATTGAGAACAATGTTGCAGGAGTATCATTATTTTCAGTGAGTGCTCATGATTTTGATGAGGGTGATAATAATCTCATATCATACAGCATTGTAAGAAAtggtaatgaaaacaaaaaaatgacatctTTTCTCAACATTAACTCAGAAAATGGAGATATTTTGGCTCTTAAAAATTTTGACTTTGAAACCTTGAAAACGTTCCAGTTCCAAGTTGTCGCCACAGATTCTGGGACTCCGTCACTGAGCAGCAACGTCACGGTGCACGTGTTCATTCTGGATCAGAACGACAACGCTCCGATCATCTTGTATCCTCTCAGCTCTAACGGttctgctgaaggtgtggaggagaTTCCCCGCAATGTGAACGCAGGACACTTGGTGACTAAAGTCAGAGCCTATGACGCTGATATAGGATATAACGGCTGGttactgttttcactgcaggaagTTACTGACCACAGTCTCTTTGGGTTGGACCGCTATACAGGACAGATCAGAACACTTCGCTCGTTCACAGAGACGGACGAAGCTGAGCATAAACTGGTCATACTGGTGAAAGACAACGGGAACGTTTCACTCTCAGCAACAGCTACTGTGATTGTCAAAGTTGTGGAGCCCAAAGAGGCTTTTGCTGCTTCTGAtgttaaaagtgcaacaaatgacgaggaggagaatAACGTGACTTTTTACCTGATGATAACTTTGGGCTCAGTTTCAACACTTTTTCTCATCAGTATCATCGTGCTGATTGCAATGCAGTGCTCTAAATCCACAGAGTATACTTCTAAATATCTACAAGAGACTAATTATGACGGGACACTGTGTCACAGCATCCAGTACAGATCTGGAGAGAAACGCTACATGTTAGTTGGACCCAGAATGAGTATAGGATCTACTATAGTCCCGGGAAGccatgcaaacacactgatgcTCCCTGACAGGAGGACACAAGGAGAG TTTCCGCAAGTAGATGGTGAGCTGATCAGTATAAATGGAGGAGACACTTTTACACGGACTCAGACGTTACCCAACAAG TCTATTGCTATTGCTGAAAGTACCGCTCCAGGAGGGACATTTGGATTCATAGGGGCGTCGGATCTCGACGTTGGCAAAAATAGCGTGAGTACATACAAATTAAGTCCAAATGACTATTTTTCTTTAGAGGTTCACAAAGGCGAAGAGAGTGTATCTGCGCAGCTTGTGCTTCAGAAAGCTTTAGATcgagaaaaacaacacattttaagacTAATAGTGACCGCTGTCGACGGTGGAAACCCACCCAGATCAGCAACCTCTCTAATCATTATAAATGTTTTAGATATAAACGACAACGCTCCGGTTTTTAGCAGTTCATTATATAAGGCCCAAATTTCTGAGAACtcagaaaaaggacaaactGTGATAGTTCTAAACGCAACAGACGCAGACGAGGGTGCAAATgcagatatagaatattcgttgagaAGTAAAGGACAGGATaacattttgcatttatttcaaATAGACTCTAAAACGGGTGCAATTTTTGTCGGAGGTAACATCGACTATGAGGAACACCGCGCGTTTGAGATTCATGCAGAGGCCAGTGACAAAGGCCAACCTCCGATGTCTGCTCATTGTAAGGTGCTCGTAGAGGTGGTGGACATAAATGACAACGGCCCTGAGATCAGCGTGACGTCACTACTAAGCACAGTGAAGGAGGACTCAGCGGTAGGCACTGCTATAGCGCTCGTTTCTGTTCTTGAcaaagatggagggaaaaaCGGTGTAGTAAAAGCTGCCATTCTAAACGAGACCCCATTTCAATTGGACACAAATTATAAGAATTATTATTCTTTAGTTGTTGCTGGTCCACTTGACAGGGAAACTATGGCCGAGTACAATGTCGTTATCATAGCAACTGATGAAGGGATCCCAGCTCTCTCCAGCACCGGTATAGTGACAGTCCATGTTTCAGATGTAAATGACAATCCGCCTCACTTCTCGGAGCCGCTGGTTAATGTCTATGTTGAAGAGAACAGTCCTGTAggcgccattattaaaacagtaACTGCAGTTGATGCCGATAGCAATGAAAATGGTCATGTGATCTATTCATTTTTACAAAGTAGCAGTAACTCTTTGCGGTTATCTTCAATGATAAACATCGACTCAGAAACTGGAGATATAGTCACCCTGCAGTCGTTTAACCACGAGGAGTTAAAAACGTTTCAGTTTAAAGTTCAGGCCACAGACTCCGGTGttcctccgctcagcagcaacgtgacTGTGAACGTTTTAGTCCTGGATGAGAACGACAACAGTCCCACCATCCTCTTGCCCTATTCTGAGCACGGCTCCGTTAACATTGAGAGCATCCCCTATTCTGCTGAAGCGGGATACTTTGTGGCAAAGATCAGGGCTGTAGACGCAGACTCTGGATACAACGCGCTGCTTTCTTATCACCTCTCTGAGCCCAAAGGAAACAACCTCTTTCGGATCGGAACCAGCACCGGAGAGATCAGGACTAAGAGGAGAATGAGTGACAATGACTTGAAAACTCACCccttggtggtgttggtgtctGATAACGGAGAACCCTCCCTGTCAGCTACTGTGTCTATTGACGTGGTGGTGGTTGAAAGCACAGCTGACATCCAGACTCAGTTCAGACATGTTCCCCTAAAGGAGGACAGCTTCTCTGACTTAAACCTGTATCTGCTGATCGCCATTGTGTCGGTGTCGGTGATCTTTCTGCTGAGCCTCGTCATTTTAATAGCTGTCAAATGCCACAGGACAGACGGCAGCTTCAGCAGGTACAGCGCCCCAATGATCACCACCCACCCGGACGGGAGCTGGTCTTACTCTAAATCTACTCAGCAGTACGACGTGTGTTTCAGCTCGGACACACTGAAGAGTGACGTAGTGGTTTACCCCGCACCTTATCCGCAAGTAGATGGTGAGCTGATCAGTATAAGTGGGGGAGACACTTTTACCAGAACACAGACGTTACACAACAAAGACAAG
- the LOC120817097 gene encoding uncharacterized protein LOC120817097 isoform X2, protein MEKRGRNATRARREWVGCVVAALLWTVATAQIRYSISEEVNEGTVVGNIAKDLGLDKGTLIDRTYRIVSSTTEPLFHVNQNDGILYVSRKIDREEVCERSSTCLINLKTVLENPLEVHYVGVEILDINDHSPRFLDEEKTLEISESVLPGARIPLQAARDPDGGLFAVQHYTLSSNDHFRLEIKDKGEDGKIPILTVQKPLDRESEGHHSLVLTALDGGKPPKSGDMSILVNVLDVNDNAPVFTQDIYSVMLDENAPVGAIVLQLNATDLDEGQNGDVVYSFSNSVSRRLLRLFDINPSTGEIIVKDAIDYEEKNKYEIEIQASDKGLAPLATQKSVIIKIVDVNDNAPEIEVTSFSNSIPEDSRPGTTVALISVNDWDSGLNGKVTCSMKEEVPFTLSPSLQDKMYALVTKSLVNRETQSHYDLTIIAKDAGQPPLSSEKTISVVVRDVNDNIPEFSISPYTFYVREANEPGSPLFSVTAFDRDENDNALISYHILRDKRIDNQVTSFLNINSENGNILALKSFDFETLKTFQFQVVATDSGTPSLSSNVTVHVFILDQNDNAPVILYPLSSNGSAEGVEEIPRNVNTGHLVTKVRAYDADIGYNGWLLFSLQEVTDHSLFGLDRYTGQIRTLRSFTETDEAEHKLVILVKDNGNVSLSATATVIVKVVEPKEAFAASDVKSATDDEADNNVTFYLMITLGSVSTLFLISIIVLIAMQCSKSTEYTSKYLQETNYDGTLCHSIQYRSGEKRYMLVGPRMSIGSTIVPGSHANTLMLPDRRTHGEFPQVDGELISINGGDTFTRTQTLPNKSIAIAESTAPGGTFGFIGASDLDVGKNSVSTYKLSPNDYFSLEVHKGEESVSAQLVLQKALDREKQHILRLIVTAVDGGNPPRSATSLIIINVLDINDNAPVFSSSLYKAQISENSEKGQTVIVLNATDADEGANADIEYSLRSKGQDNILHLFQIDSKTGAIFVGGNIDYEEHRAFEIHAEASDKGQPPMSAHCKVLVEVVDINDNGPEISVTSLLSTVKEDSAVGTAIALVSVLDKDGGKNGVVKAAILNETPFQLDTNYKNYYSLVVAGPLDRETMAEYNVVIIATDEGIPALSSTGIVTVHVSDVNDNPPHFSEPLVNVYVEENSPVGAIIKTVTAVDADSNENGHVIYSFLQSSSNSLRLSSMINIDSETGDIVTLQSFNHEELKTFQFKVQATDSGVPPLSSNVTVNVLVLDENDNSPTILLPYSEHGSVNIESIPYSAEAGYFVAKIRAVDADSGYNALLSYHLSEPKGNNLFRIGTSTGEIRTKRRMSDNDLKTHPLVVLVSDNGEPSLSATVSIDVVVVESTADIQTQFRHVPLKEDSFSDLNLYLLIAIVSVSVIFLLSLVILIAVKCHRTDGSFSRYSAPMITTHPDGSWSYSKSTQQYDVCFSSDTLKSDVVVYPAPYPQVDGELISISGGDTFTRTQTLHNKDKPKGPSGDWRYSASLRAGGVMQSSVHMEESSVMQGAQGVLVQNWPTASSAADAEGGEVSPPMGAGVDSNSWHFRYGPGGPGAPPQHLKPGDVPPEAFIIPGSPAIISIRQNQGGEDDKSDFITFGKKEEAKKKKKKKKEKKDKKDKGKDDGDE, encoded by the exons ATGGAAAAAAGAGGACGCAACGCAACAAGGGCAAGAAGAGAGTGGGTAGGCTGCGTGGTTGCTGCGCTTTTGTGGACCGTGGCCACAGCGCAAATACGCTATTCAATCTCTGAAGAAGTTAACGAAGGAACTGTGGTTGGAAACATTGCAAAGGATTTGGGGTTAGATAAAGGTACGTTGATAGACAGGACGTACCGGATTGTTTCTAGTACTACGGAACCCCTTTTTCATGTTAATCAGAATGACGGCATTCTGTATGTGAGCAGAAAGATCGACAGGGAAGAGGTGTGCGAAAGAAGCTCTACCTGTTTGATAAATCTCAAAACTGTGCTAGAAAATCCATTGGAGGTGCATTACGTCGGAGTAGAAATTCTCGATATAAATGACCATTCTCCAAGATTTCTAGACGAAGAAAAAACGCTGGAGATTTCCGAATCTGTTTTGCCCGGAGCACGTATCCCGCTACAAGCAGCGCGAGATCCCGACGGCGGTCTTTTCGCTGTTCAACATTATACACTCAGCTCCAACGACCACTTTCGTTTGGAAATTAAGGACAAGGGAGAAGATGGTAAAATACCAATATTGACTGTTCAAAAGCCTTTGGATAGGGAATCAGAAGGACACCACTCATTAGTCCTAACCGCACTGGATGGAGGAAAACCTCCCAAATCTGGCGACATGAGTATTCTGGTAAATGTTTTGGACGTCAATGATAACGCACCTGTTTTTACTCAAGACATTTACTCTGTGATGCTTGATGAAAATGCCCCAGTAGGAGCAATAGTCTTGCAATTAAATGCAACTGATTTAGATGAAGGACAAAACGGAGATGTAGTTTATTCATTCAGCAACAGTGTGAGTCGTAGATTGTTACGCCTCTTTGATATTAATCCATCAACGGGGGAAATCATTGTAAAAGATGCAATAGACTATgaagaaaagaacaaatatgagattgaaattcaagcatcAGATAAAGGCCTGGCTCCACTGGCTACACAAAAAAGTGTCATTATCAAGATAGTTGACGTGAATGACAACGCGCCTGAGATTGAAGTTACTTCTTTTTCAAACTCCATCCCTGAAGATTCCAGACCTGGAACTACCGTTGCACTTATTAGTGTAAATGACTGGGACTCTGGTCTAAATGGAAAGGTAACTTGTTCCATGAAAGAGGAGGTACCATTTACTTTGTCACCATCTTTACAAGACAAAATGTATGCTTTAGTAACAAAGTCTCTTGTGAACAGAGAGACACAGTCACATTATGATTTAACAATTATTGCTAAAGACGCTGGACAACCTCCGTTATCCTCTGAAAAGACAATAAGCGTTGTTGTTAGAGATGTGAATGACAACATTCCAGAATTTTCAATCAGTCCTTATACGTTCTATGTCAGGGAAGCTAATGAGCCAGGTAGCCCTTTGTTTTCTGTTACAGCTTTTGATCGTGATGAGAATGACAATGCTCTTATATCCTATCATATTCTCAGAGATAAAAGAATAGATAATCAAGTAACTTCATTTCTCAACATAAATAGTGAGAATGGTAATATTTTGGCACTAAaaagttttgactttgaaacccTGAAAACGTTCCAGTTTCAAGTTGTCGCCACAGATTCTGGGACTCCGTCACTGAGCAGCAACGTCACGGTGCACGTGTTCATTCTGGATCAGAACGACAACGCTCCGGTCATCTTGTATCCTCTCAGCTCTAACGGttctgctgaaggtgtggaggagaTTCCCCGCAATGTGAACACAGGACACTTGGTGACTAAAGTCAGAGCCTATGACGCTGATATAGGATATAACGGCTGGttactgttttcactgcaggaagTTACTGACCACAGTCTCTTTGGGTTGGACCGCTATACAGGACAGATCAGAACACTTCGCTCGTTCACAGAGACGGACGAGGCTGAGCATAAACTGGTCATTCTGGTGAAAGACAACGGGAACGTTTCACTCTCAGCAACAGCTACTGTGATTGTCAAAGTTGTGGAGCCCAAAGAGGCTTTTGCTGCTTCGGATGTTAAAAGTGCAACAGATGACGAGGCGGATAATAACGTGACTTTTTACCTGATGATAACTTTGGGCTCAGTTTCAACACTTTTTCTCATCAGTATCATCGTGCTGATTGCAATGCAGTGCTCTAAATCCACAGAGTATACTTCTAAATATCTCCAAGAGACTAATTACGACGGGACACTGTGTCACAGCATCCAGTACAGATCTGGAGAGAAGCGCTACATGTTAGTTGGACCCAGAATGAGTATAGGATCTACTATTGTCCCGGGCAGccatgcaaacacactgatgcTCCCTGACAGGAGGACACATGGAGAG TTTCCGCAAGTAGATGGTGAGCTGATCAGTATAAATGGAGGAGACACTTTTACACGGACTCAGACGTTACCCAACAAG TCTATTGCTATTGCTGAAAGTACCGCTCCAGGAGGGACATTTGGATTCATAGGGGCGTCGGATCTCGACGTTGGCAAAAATAGCGTGAGTACATACAAATTAAGTCCAAATGACTATTTTTCTTTAGAGGTTCACAAAGGCGAAGAGAGTGTATCTGCGCAGCTTGTGCTTCAGAAAGCTTTAGATcgagaaaaacaacacattttaagacTAATAGTGACCGCTGTCGACGGTGGAAACCCACCCAGATCAGCAACCTCTCTAATCATTATAAATGTTTTAGATATAAACGACAACGCTCCGGTTTTTAGCAGTTCATTATATAAGGCCCAAATTTCTGAGAACtcagaaaaaggacaaactGTGATAGTTCTAAACGCAACAGACGCAGACGAGGGTGCAAATgcagatatagaatattcgttgagaAGTAAAGGACAGGATaacattttgcatttatttcaaATAGACTCTAAAACGGGTGCAATTTTTGTCGGAGGTAACATCGACTATGAGGAACACCGCGCGTTTGAGATTCATGCAGAGGCCAGTGACAAAGGCCAACCTCCGATGTCTGCTCATTGTAAGGTGCTCGTAGAGGTGGTGGACATAAATGACAACGGCCCTGAGATCAGCGTGACGTCACTACTAAGCACAGTGAAGGAGGACTCAGCGGTAGGCACTGCTATAGCGCTCGTTTCTGTTCTTGAcaaagatggagggaaaaaCGGTGTAGTAAAAGCTGCCATTCTAAACGAGACCCCATTTCAATTGGACACAAATTATAAGAATTATTATTCTTTAGTTGTTGCTGGTCCACTTGACAGGGAAACTATGGCCGAGTACAATGTCGTTATCATAGCAACTGATGAAGGGATCCCAGCTCTCTCCAGCACCGGTATAGTGACAGTCCATGTTTCAGATGTAAATGACAATCCGCCTCACTTCTCGGAGCCGCTGGTTAATGTCTATGTTGAAGAGAACAGTCCTGTAggcgccattattaaaacagtaACTGCAGTTGATGCCGATAGCAATGAAAATGGTCATGTGATCTATTCATTTTTACAAAGTAGCAGTAACTCTTTGCGGTTATCTTCAATGATAAACATCGACTCAGAAACTGGAGATATAGTCACCCTGCAGTCGTTTAACCACGAGGAGTTAAAAACGTTTCAGTTTAAAGTTCAGGCCACAGACTCCGGTGttcctccgctcagcagcaacgtgacTGTGAACGTTTTAGTCCTGGATGAGAACGACAACAGTCCCACCATCCTCTTGCCCTATTCTGAGCACGGCTCCGTTAACATTGAGAGCATCCCCTATTCTGCTGAAGCGGGATACTTTGTGGCAAAGATCAGGGCTGTAGACGCAGACTCTGGATACAACGCGCTGCTTTCTTATCACCTCTCTGAGCCCAAAGGAAACAACCTCTTTCGGATCGGAACCAGCACCGGAGAGATCAGGACTAAGAGGAGAATGAGTGACAATGACTTGAAAACTCACCccttggtggtgttggtgtctGATAACGGAGAACCCTCCCTGTCAGCTACTGTGTCTATTGACGTGGTGGTGGTTGAAAGCACAGCTGACATCCAGACTCAGTTCAGACATGTTCCCCTAAAGGAGGACAGCTTCTCTGACTTAAACCTGTATCTGCTGATCGCCATTGTGTCGGTGTCGGTGATCTTTCTGCTGAGCCTCGTCATTTTAATAGCTGTCAAATGCCACAGGACAGACGGCAGCTTCAGCAGGTACAGCGCCCCAATGATCACCACCCACCCGGACGGGAGCTGGTCTTACTCTAAATCTACTCAGCAGTACGACGTGTGTTTCAGCTCGGACACACTGAAGAGTGACGTAGTGGTTTACCCCGCACCTTATCCGCAAGTAGATGGTGAGCTGATCAGTATAAGTGGGGGAGACACTTTTACCAGAACACAGACGTTACACAACAAAGACAAG